In Limosilactobacillus sp. WILCCON 0051, a single window of DNA contains:
- a CDS encoding Ppx/GppA family phosphatase: MENLAIVDLGSNSARMAVTEISPDGKFREIKRVKENTRLSEGMGHEKILQPEAMERTIQAIKHFKRQYQGLPNLQVQAIATAAVRQAKNRQEFLQRVKQETGLTVRVLSGYKEAYYDYLGVVRTLKLNHCLILDVGGASCELVLVQHRKARDLISLPIGAVNLSEQYHLGGYVRSADLFKAQAAVCDRLNKIPWLRYATRMPIVLLGGANRTLARMSRSYRHKNRGSIHGYRLTSRVVYATYRELLSRNLAQRKKMPGLEPDRADIIIGGMLPLVTLLERNSDGRVIFSESGVREGIITEYIQQREKRSQNDEKQ; encoded by the coding sequence GTGGAAAACCTCGCGATTGTTGACCTGGGATCAAATTCAGCTCGAATGGCGGTAACTGAAATCTCTCCGGATGGGAAGTTTCGGGAAATCAAGCGCGTTAAGGAAAATACGCGTCTTTCGGAAGGGATGGGTCATGAAAAGATTCTCCAGCCCGAGGCAATGGAACGTACAATCCAGGCAATCAAGCACTTTAAGCGTCAGTATCAAGGTCTGCCCAATCTGCAGGTCCAGGCGATTGCAACGGCAGCAGTGCGGCAAGCCAAGAATCGACAAGAATTTCTTCAACGGGTCAAACAAGAAACCGGTCTGACGGTCCGCGTTCTTTCCGGCTATAAAGAAGCATATTATGACTATTTAGGCGTGGTGCGCACCCTTAAGCTCAATCACTGCCTGATTCTGGATGTTGGCGGGGCCAGCTGCGAACTGGTTTTGGTCCAGCATCGCAAGGCCAGAGATCTGATCTCATTGCCGATTGGCGCGGTCAACCTGTCTGAGCAGTATCATCTGGGCGGATACGTGCGCAGTGCCGACCTTTTTAAGGCCCAGGCAGCCGTCTGTGATCGACTCAATAAGATTCCGTGGCTGCGCTATGCTACTCGGATGCCGATCGTCTTGTTAGGAGGCGCCAATCGAACGCTGGCTCGGATGAGTCGTTCGTATCGGCATAAAAATCGCGGCTCGATTCATGGCTATCGCTTAACGTCGCGAGTGGTCTACGCGACCTATCGCGAGCTTTTGAGCCGCAATCTGGCCCAGCGCAAGAAAATGCCCGGATTAGAACCAGATCGAGCCGACATCATTATTGGCGGCATGCTGCCATTAGTGACGCTTTTGGAGCGCAACAGCGATGGCCGCGTTATTTTTTCGGAAAGCGGCGTGCGGGAAGGAATTATTACCGAATACATTCAGCAGCGCGAAAAACGGAGTCAAAACGATGAAAAACAATGA